Proteins encoded in a region of the Aythya fuligula isolate bAytFul2 chromosome 13, bAytFul2.pri, whole genome shotgun sequence genome:
- the HDAC8 gene encoding histone deacetylase 8, which yields MAAVPPVAYVYSPEYTARCDALCKAPRRASMVHSLIEAYSLLEHMMIVKPKVATMEEMASFHTDAYLQHLQKVSEEGDDDHPESVEYGLGYDCPATEGIFDYAAAVGGATITAAQCLLDGKCKVAINWPGGWHHAKKDEASGFCYLNDAVLGILRLRQKFDRVLYIDLDLHHGDGVEDAFSFTSKVMTVSLHKFSPGFFPGTGDVTDVGLGKGRYYSVNVPIQDGIQDEKYYQICETVLKEVYAAFNPEAVVLQLGADTIAGDPMCSFNMTPEGVGKCLKYVLQWQLATLVLGGGGYNLANTARCWTYLTGVILGRTLSSEIPDHEFFTEYGPDYVLEITPSCRPDRNEPQRIQEILNLIKGNLKHVV from the exons ATGGCGGCTGTGCCGCCGGTGGCCTACGTCTACAGCCCCGAGTACACGGCCCGCTGCGATGCCCTCTGCAAGGCGCCCCGCCGG GCCAGCATGGTGCACTCGCTGATCGAGGCGTACTCGCTGCTGGAGCACATGAT GATAGTCAAGCCGAAGGTGGCTACCATGGAGGAGATGGCGAGCTTCCACACAGACGCTtacctgcagcacctgcagaaaGTCAGCGAGGAGGGGGATGACGACCATCCGGAGTCCGTGGAGTATGGACTGG GTTACGACTGTCCGGCTACCGAGGGCATCTTTGACtatgctgcagctgtggggggAGCCACCATCACCGCGGCCCAGTGCCTGCTGGATGGCAAGTGCAAGGTAGCGATTAACTGGCCTGGAGGGTGGCATCACGCGAAGAA AGATGAAGCCTCAGGCTTTTGTTACCTGAACGACGCTGTCTTGGGGATCCTGCGGCTGCGCCAGAAATTTGACCGAGTCCTTTATATTGACTTGGATTTGCATCACGGGGATG GGGTTGAAGATGCCTTTAGCTTCACCTCAAAAGTTATGACTGTTTCTCTGCACAAGTTTTCGCCAGGATTTTTCCCAG GCACAGGCGATGTGACGGATGTCGGCCTGGGGAAAGGTCGCTATTACAGCGTGAACGTGCCTATTCAGGATGGCATTCAGGATGAGAAGTATTACCAGATCTGTGAAAC TGTGCTGAAGGAGGTGTACGCCGCCTTCAACCCGGAGGCggtggtgctgcagctgggagctgacACCATCGCCGGGGACCCCATGTGCTCCTTCAACATGACCCCCGAGGGAGTGGGCAAGTGCCTGAAGTACGTCCTGCAGTGGCAGCTGGCGACCCTCGTGCTGGGAGGAG GAGGCTATAACCTTGCCAACACGGCCCGCTGCTGGACATACTTGACTGGGGTTATCCTTGGGAGAACGCTGTCCTCGGAGATCCCTGATCACGAG tTCTTCACGGAGTACGGTCCTGACTACGTGCTGGAGATCACGCCCAGCTGCCGGCCAGACCGCAATGAGCCACAGAGAATTCAAGAAATTCTCAACTTGATCAAAG ggaaTCTGAAGCACGTGGTGTAG